A genomic region of Desulfosarcina ovata subsp. ovata contains the following coding sequences:
- the murB gene encoding UDP-N-acetylmuramate dehydrogenase, protein MQSHTHYPIIHLNTFGVGGVAQRYVRFDADTEIAGFLRDTPLGDCPYLILGGGSNLLFTGDYPGMLLHPAFKGVTVLGDDGYHVRIRAMAGETWDDLVAFSVENGWGGIENLSLIPGHVGASAVQNIGAYGVEVETVVEQVEAIALDGGETVHLTAGECGFGYRSSHFKSRWAGRFIVTAVVFRLRRTPRYVLDYPGVREGVERRGAVNLKTIRQTIISIRQAKLPDPAETGNAGSFFKNPVVDSGILQTLLNRYPDLPHYPQGEERFKLAAGWLIERCGWKGRHVGRAAVHDRQALVLVNRGGATGREILDLSETIAASVADHFGVRLEREVRVV, encoded by the coding sequence ATGCAATCCCATACCCATTATCCCATCATCCATTTGAATACCTTTGGCGTCGGGGGCGTCGCCCAGCGGTATGTCCGCTTTGACGCCGATACCGAGATCGCCGGGTTTCTGCGGGATACGCCCCTCGGTGATTGCCCCTACCTGATCCTGGGCGGGGGCAGCAACCTGCTGTTCACCGGTGACTACCCGGGTATGCTGCTCCATCCGGCATTCAAGGGGGTTACCGTGCTGGGCGACGACGGCTACCACGTGCGGATCCGGGCCATGGCCGGTGAGACCTGGGACGATCTGGTGGCCTTTAGCGTGGAAAACGGCTGGGGGGGCATCGAAAATCTCTCGCTGATTCCCGGCCATGTGGGTGCCAGCGCCGTGCAGAACATCGGTGCCTACGGGGTCGAGGTGGAAACGGTGGTCGAGCAGGTGGAGGCAATCGCCCTGGATGGCGGTGAAACCGTTCACTTGACAGCCGGGGAGTGTGGGTTCGGCTACCGCAGCAGCCATTTCAAAAGCCGCTGGGCAGGGCGTTTCATAGTTACGGCAGTGGTGTTTCGTCTTCGCCGGACGCCTCGTTACGTGCTCGATTATCCCGGTGTGCGCGAAGGCGTCGAAAGGCGGGGCGCGGTCAACCTGAAAACCATCCGCCAGACCATCATCAGCATCCGGCAGGCCAAACTGCCTGATCCGGCCGAGACCGGCAATGCGGGCAGTTTTTTCAAGAATCCGGTGGTCGATAGCGGCATCCTGCAAACCCTGCTGAACCGCTATCCGGATTTGCCCCACTATCCGCAAGGGGAGGAGCGGTTCAAACTGGCCGCCGGCTGGCTCATCGAACGCTGCGGGTGGAAGGGGCGGCACGTGGGCCGGGCCGCCGTCCACGACCGGCAGGCCCTGGTGCTGGTCAACCGGGGCGGAGCCACGGGCCGTGAAATTCTGGACCTTTCCGAAACGATCGCCGCATCGGTGGCCGATCATTTCGGCGTCCGGCTGGAGCGGGAGGTGCGGGTGGTCTGA
- a CDS encoding LysE family translocator — MLPIETLAPFFMASILLALAPGPDNIFVLTQSALRGRVAGLLVTLGLCTGLIVHTTAVAFGVAVIFKASALAFTALKLFGAGYLLYLAWLIFRSSAETIAAGQRSELSYARLYRRGIIMNVTNPKVSIFFLAFLPQFADPARGSLTLQMLLLGGVFIVSTILVFGGIAFLAGSIGGWLNRSPRTQVIMNRLAGMVFVGLALKLATVKR; from the coding sequence ATGCTACCCATAGAGACCCTGGCACCGTTTTTCATGGCGTCGATCCTGCTTGCCCTGGCCCCTGGCCCGGACAATATCTTCGTGCTCACCCAGTCGGCCCTGAGAGGCCGGGTGGCCGGTCTGCTGGTTACCCTGGGACTGTGCACCGGCCTGATCGTTCACACCACGGCCGTGGCCTTCGGCGTGGCGGTGATCTTCAAGGCCTCGGCCCTGGCCTTTACCGCCCTGAAGCTTTTCGGGGCCGGCTATCTGCTCTACCTGGCCTGGTTGATCTTCCGTTCCTCGGCGGAGACGATCGCCGCCGGTCAGCGCAGCGAACTCAGTTATGCCCGGCTCTATCGGCGGGGCATCATCATGAACGTGACCAATCCCAAGGTTTCCATCTTCTTTCTTGCTTTTCTGCCGCAGTTCGCCGATCCGGCGCGGGGCTCGCTGACCCTGCAGATGCTGCTTCTGGGCGGCGTCTTCATCGTCTCCACGATACTGGTGTTTGGCGGCATCGCGTTTCTGGCCGGGTCGATCGGCGGCTGGCTTAACCGCTCTCCCCGAACCCAGGTGATCATGAACCGCCTGGCCGGGATGGTGTTTGTGGGGCTGGCATTGAAGCTGGCCACGGTCAAACGGTGA
- a CDS encoding cupin domain-containing protein, which yields MDHDLFPSVRRTNPEKEYFFQEGCFILELTNGPGDPAVSIARARVAPGVTTRLHRLEGITERYVILEGRGSVEVNGMTAQPVGPGDVVCIPPACPQRITNTGTLDLIFLAVCTPRFVAEAYRDMDDGAETS from the coding sequence ATGGACCATGATCTGTTCCCATCTGTGCGTCGGACCAACCCGGAGAAAGAGTATTTCTTTCAGGAGGGCTGCTTTATTCTCGAACTGACCAACGGGCCGGGGGACCCGGCGGTCTCTATTGCCCGGGCACGGGTGGCACCGGGCGTGACCACCCGGTTGCACCGGCTGGAGGGCATCACCGAGCGCTATGTGATTCTCGAGGGCCGCGGATCCGTGGAAGTCAACGGAATGACGGCCCAGCCGGTTGGCCCGGGAGACGTGGTGTGCATCCCGCCTGCCTGCCCCCAGCGCATCACCAACACCGGCACGCTGGACCTCATCTTTCTGGCCGTCTGCACGCCGCGGTTCGTTGCCGAGGCCTATCGAGACATGGACGATGGTGCGGAAACGTCCTGA
- a CDS encoding sigma-54 interaction domain-containing protein, whose protein sequence is MPSKAIAPFNGKPATAVMVDLASGQQALAGSPITPAFFLHCHRPALSDDPPLPVPWHGIVGEDSKIKAIFQQIRHAAPYDYPVHLSGATGTGKELAARAIHDLSGRKSGPFVPVNCGAIPEELVESELFGHMKGAFSDAHRQRKGCFERAHRGTLFLDEVADLSLYNQVRLLRVLQRGVFERVGGERSLRVDVRVISATNRPLKQEMADGTFREDLFYRLNVVPIHMPPLNARRGDITLLARYFLDRAARRYGRYPVRLTRPALSLLQGHDWPGNVRELQNAVHFGFVRAGGPIIDAGHLPPTVRQRAKKVRFRRLDPTSVSHALACCGGNKSRAARYLGVGRATLYRFLRLHQPFLGG, encoded by the coding sequence GTGCCCAGCAAAGCGATAGCCCCTTTCAATGGTAAGCCTGCGACGGCTGTGATGGTGGACCTGGCGTCCGGCCAACAGGCGCTTGCGGGGTCCCCTATCACCCCGGCCTTTTTTCTGCACTGTCACCGGCCGGCGCTGTCCGATGACCCGCCGTTGCCGGTACCGTGGCATGGAATTGTGGGCGAAGATTCCAAGATAAAGGCCATCTTTCAGCAGATCCGCCATGCGGCACCTTACGACTATCCGGTGCATCTTTCCGGTGCAACGGGTACGGGCAAGGAGCTCGCCGCCCGGGCCATCCATGACCTCAGCGGCCGCAAAAGCGGACCGTTCGTGCCGGTGAACTGCGGGGCGATTCCCGAAGAGCTGGTGGAAAGCGAGCTGTTTGGCCATATGAAGGGCGCTTTCAGCGACGCCCACCGCCAGCGCAAAGGCTGCTTCGAGCGGGCGCACCGGGGGACCCTGTTTCTGGATGAAGTGGCCGACCTTTCCCTTTACAATCAGGTCCGGTTGCTGCGGGTGCTGCAACGGGGCGTGTTTGAGCGTGTGGGCGGGGAGCGCAGCCTTCGCGTTGATGTGCGGGTGATCAGTGCGACCAACCGCCCCCTGAAACAGGAGATGGCTGATGGAACGTTTCGCGAGGATCTGTTCTACCGGCTCAATGTGGTGCCCATCCACATGCCGCCCCTGAACGCACGGCGGGGTGATATCACACTGCTGGCGCGATATTTCCTCGATCGTGCGGCCCGGCGTTACGGCCGTTACCCGGTTCGCTTGACCCGACCGGCCCTCAGCCTGCTGCAAGGCCATGACTGGCCGGGAAATGTGCGTGAATTGCAAAACGCTGTCCATTTCGGCTTTGTGCGTGCCGGTGGCCCCATCATCGATGCCGGGCACCTTCCGCCGACGGTCCGGCAGCGTGCAAAAAAGGTTCGGTTCCGGCGGTTGGACCCGACCTCCGTTTCCCATGCCCTGGCATGCTGCGGTGGTAACAAGTCCCGGGCCGCCCGCTACCTGGGTGTGGGCAGGGCGACGTTGTACCGCTTTCTGCGTCTTCATCAGCCCTTTCTGGGGGGGTGA
- a CDS encoding MFS transporter: MNRIQRRVLGTLFFSIFTSVTGVGIVVPLLPVYAHDLGASGIYIGLIFGAFSLSRTFFLPFFGSLSDRKGRKPFIVTGLLSYAVISVAFIFSTNVESLIGIRFVQGIASAMIMPVVQAYVGDLTPKGREGWVMGLFNMSLMIGLSAGPMIGGVIKDRFSLQGAFVSMGVLSVVAFGLSLSFLPPTAEEQVVLKRRTPVQWSKILTDRTIAGLFFFRLTYTACIGIIWGFLPVFADVEFAISASAIGTLVALGIFVSGIFQVPMGWAADRFDRKSMVILGGLIVTAAIWAFSHATGFWYMFYASIGFGIGGGICMPAMMAVAVLWGSRSKAMGSVMALLTVAHSLGLLGGSLLAGMMMDLFQLRQAFLFGALSMLAGILVFTVCTWRSDLIRGTATGAPPHIP; the protein is encoded by the coding sequence ATGAACCGCATCCAGCGCAGAGTTCTCGGCACCCTCTTTTTCTCCATCTTTACCTCCGTCACCGGGGTCGGCATCGTGGTGCCCCTTTTGCCGGTCTATGCCCACGACCTGGGGGCGTCCGGTATTTATATCGGCCTGATCTTCGGTGCCTTCTCCCTTTCGCGGACTTTTTTCCTGCCCTTCTTCGGCAGTCTCTCCGACCGCAAGGGGCGCAAACCCTTTATTGTTACCGGTCTTCTGTCCTATGCGGTTATCTCGGTGGCCTTCATTTTCTCCACCAATGTGGAATCCCTGATCGGTATCCGCTTCGTCCAGGGCATCGCCTCGGCCATGATCATGCCGGTGGTCCAGGCCTATGTGGGGGATCTCACCCCCAAGGGTAGGGAGGGCTGGGTCATGGGGTTGTTCAACATGTCCCTGATGATCGGTCTGAGCGCCGGCCCCATGATCGGCGGTGTGATCAAGGACCGTTTCAGCCTGCAGGGGGCGTTTGTCAGCATGGGCGTGCTCTCCGTGGTCGCCTTCGGCCTGAGTTTGTCGTTTCTTCCGCCCACCGCCGAGGAGCAGGTGGTACTGAAACGCCGCACACCGGTCCAGTGGTCAAAAATTCTCACCGACCGAACCATCGCCGGCCTTTTTTTCTTCCGTCTGACCTACACGGCCTGCATTGGCATCATCTGGGGATTCCTGCCGGTCTTCGCCGACGTGGAATTTGCCATTTCCGCCTCGGCCATCGGCACGCTGGTGGCCCTGGGCATTTTTGTCAGCGGCATATTCCAGGTTCCCATGGGCTGGGCAGCGGATCGCTTCGACCGCAAAAGTATGGTCATCCTGGGGGGCCTCATCGTCACCGCGGCGATCTGGGCCTTCAGCCACGCCACGGGCTTCTGGTATATGTTTTACGCCAGTATCGGTTTTGGTATCGGCGGCGGGATCTGTATGCCGGCAATGATGGCCGTAGCCGTGTTGTGGGGCAGCCGCAGCAAAGCCATGGGATCAGTCATGGCGCTTCTGACCGTGGCCCACAGCCTGGGTCTGCTGGGCGGTTCCTTGCTGGCCGGTATGATGATGGATCTGTTTCAGCTTCGGCAGGCCTTCCTGTTCGGCGCCCTGAGCATGCTTGCCGGCATCCTCGTCTTCACGGTCTGTACCTGGCGCAGCGACCTGATCCGCGGCACGGCCACCGGCGCACCACCGCATATTCCCTAG
- a CDS encoding phospho-sugar mutase, with translation MDHYQTLVEKAKKGFRTLDTPDTLADAALDGLQTWLGDEMFAAYVPQIEHLIKSGQWDFLLDSFYQVIPFGTGGRRGPVGIGPNRINPWTIQASAQGHSQYLIQTHGESARQRGVVLAYDVRCFTDTRYYAANRPNPVANLDGRQLAEAAARVYAANGIRVYLFDGARSTPELSFAIRHLNAIAGCVFSASHNLPTDNGKKVYDQFGGQLIAPHDQNLVDEVTGNVSTIDTLDFDAAAEKGLLSMIGAEVDTAYHQAVSDLNLSDARGIRILYSPLHGTGLTSVYPVLKRMGFDIHLDPATANPSGAFENVTFNIPNPEVIQSFDTALPNADAIGADVIMSTDPDADRIGIMVRHNDRWTFVNGNEIGIVLSEWAIDRFRENGRLTANSVIIKTDVTASLIDTISAENGIQCIGDLLVGFKYIGEEMNRLEAAGRQADFILGTEESHGYIMGNYVRDKDAAGAAVWLAELASGLKAEGRTLVDYLDAVYAKYGYCHNYLTEIRLLGAKGIGQIAGIMSHLRESTIDRIGDFAVMEKIDRWQGDPQPHLSPTDTASRNVLILKLKPLTGTRGIRVTVRPSGTEPKFKIYIEVLGRPFDPADRDAVKSSIANIRERLERAFMGHCYHILGVDFPERGFLLFWQLPLDDKLKYFTLEDRLAGLTAVADPNERQSQMDALLAFLGANPVQKVDQAFAARFGTRVLDYLGLA, from the coding sequence ATGGACCATTACCAGACCCTGGTTGAAAAAGCAAAAAAAGGATTTCGGACCTTAGATACCCCCGATACCTTGGCCGATGCCGCCCTGGATGGGCTGCAGACCTGGCTTGGCGATGAGATGTTCGCTGCGTATGTGCCCCAGATCGAGCATCTGATCAAATCCGGGCAGTGGGATTTCCTGCTGGATTCCTTTTACCAGGTGATTCCCTTCGGTACCGGCGGCCGCCGGGGGCCGGTGGGCATCGGCCCCAACCGCATCAACCCCTGGACCATCCAGGCATCGGCCCAGGGGCACAGCCAGTATCTGATCCAGACCCATGGGGAATCCGCCCGCCAGCGGGGCGTGGTGCTGGCCTACGACGTGCGCTGTTTCACCGACACCCGCTATTATGCTGCAAACCGGCCCAATCCGGTGGCCAATCTGGATGGGCGGCAGCTGGCCGAAGCCGCGGCGCGGGTATATGCGGCCAACGGGATCCGTGTTTACCTGTTTGACGGTGCCCGCAGTACGCCGGAACTCTCTTTTGCCATCCGCCATTTGAACGCCATCGCCGGGTGCGTTTTCTCCGCCAGTCACAACCTGCCCACCGACAACGGCAAGAAGGTTTACGACCAGTTCGGCGGCCAATTGATCGCGCCCCATGACCAGAACCTGGTGGACGAAGTGACCGGCAATGTCTCCACCATCGACACCCTGGATTTCGATGCGGCGGCTGAGAAGGGGCTTCTATCCATGATCGGCGCCGAAGTAGACACGGCCTATCACCAGGCCGTGAGCGATCTCAATCTCAGTGACGCCAGAGGGATACGCATTCTCTACAGCCCGTTGCACGGCACCGGTCTGACCTCGGTCTACCCTGTACTGAAGCGCATGGGATTCGACATCCACCTCGATCCGGCCACGGCCAACCCGAGTGGCGCATTCGAAAACGTGACCTTCAACATCCCCAACCCGGAAGTGATCCAGTCCTTCGATACGGCCCTGCCCAATGCCGACGCCATTGGCGCGGATGTGATCATGAGCACGGATCCGGATGCCGACCGCATCGGCATCATGGTGCGGCACAATGATCGCTGGACCTTTGTTAACGGCAACGAGATTGGCATCGTGCTCAGCGAATGGGCCATCGACCGGTTCCGCGAAAACGGGCGACTCACAGCAAACAGCGTGATCATCAAGACCGATGTCACCGCTTCGCTCATCGACACCATTTCTGCAGAAAACGGCATCCAGTGCATCGGTGATCTTCTCGTGGGGTTTAAATACATCGGTGAGGAGATGAACCGCCTGGAGGCCGCCGGCCGACAGGCGGACTTTATCCTCGGCACCGAGGAGAGCCACGGGTATATCATGGGCAATTACGTGCGCGATAAGGATGCGGCCGGCGCTGCCGTGTGGCTGGCCGAGTTGGCCTCTGGGCTCAAGGCAGAGGGACGCACCCTGGTGGATTACCTTGACGCCGTTTACGCCAAATACGGCTATTGCCACAATTATCTCACCGAAATTCGCCTCTTGGGGGCCAAGGGCATCGGACAGATCGCCGGCATCATGTCTCACCTGAGGGAGAGCACCATCGATCGCATCGGGGATTTCGCGGTCATGGAAAAAATCGACCGCTGGCAGGGAGACCCGCAGCCCCATCTGTCGCCCACCGACACCGCTTCGCGCAATGTGCTGATCCTTAAATTGAAACCGCTGACCGGGACCCGTGGCATCCGTGTTACCGTGCGGCCATCGGGAACCGAGCCCAAATTCAAGATTTACATTGAAGTCCTCGGCCGGCCCTTCGACCCCGCCGACCGGGACGCCGTTAAATCGTCGATCGCCAATATCCGGGAGCGCTTGGAGCGTGCCTTCATGGGCCATTGCTACCATATCCTGGGCGTGGACTTTCCCGAGCGGGGGTTCCTGCTTTTCTGGCAACTGCCCCTGGACGACAAGCTGAAGTATTTCACCCTTGAGGATCGGCTGGCCGGACTGACCGCCGTTGCCGATCCCAATGAGCGCCAAAGCCAGATGGACGCGCTTCTAGCATTTCTGGGCGCCAATCCCGTGCAGAAAGTGGATCAGGCCTTTGCCGCGCGATTCGGCACAAGGGTGCTGGACTACCTGGGGCTGGCGTAA
- a CDS encoding CaiB/BaiF CoA transferase family protein, producing MERWKKLERVPAPAIIPSYGPLTGMRVLMTGSIVEAPFAAGMLADYGAEVIHVERPGVGDPYRGQSPVITSGNGDEEFVLADSDIPDDEKVSCAWIQEARNKLSLTLELNMKIPEIKEIFFSLIKNCDVWMENMVWVEKLGLNDEMLFEVNPKLVIAHLSGFGRPQFGGVPEECDRPSYDPIGQAEGGWMYINGFPEPSPPGYGSSFINDYISAVFCANGVMMAYINAQKTGKGQVVDVAQIECMSKCLNDTFVNYFTLGRVKERAGNHVPVFQPANLYRTKDGYLYIGAFGPFVYERALKAMDIDVEKYPHEKAGASREALESELGRELDRLIDKWMRARTSEEGQAILKSKKVPCGIPRNAKDLANSEHYKCRGNWIEYEDQTLHKKVTAYGFVPKMSGTPPRVWRGSPRLGQDTDIILEKIAGYSKAEIDMLKGRGFVDPMLN from the coding sequence ATGGAAAGGTGGAAAAAACTCGAACGTGTTCCGGCACCGGCAATCATCCCTTCGTATGGCCCCTTGACAGGCATGCGGGTTCTGATGACCGGCAGTATCGTGGAGGCCCCCTTTGCGGCGGGTATGCTGGCGGATTACGGGGCAGAGGTGATTCATGTTGAACGACCCGGTGTGGGCGATCCCTATCGGGGCCAGTCTCCGGTGATTACTAGTGGTAATGGCGACGAGGAATTTGTCCTGGCCGATTCGGACATCCCGGACGATGAAAAGGTCAGTTGCGCATGGATCCAGGAGGCCCGGAACAAGTTGAGCCTGACCCTGGAACTGAATATGAAGATTCCGGAAATCAAGGAGATTTTTTTCTCCCTGATCAAAAATTGCGATGTATGGATGGAAAACATGGTCTGGGTGGAAAAGCTCGGGCTTAACGATGAGATGCTTTTCGAGGTGAATCCCAAGCTGGTCATCGCCCATCTCAGTGGATTCGGGCGTCCCCAGTTCGGCGGCGTGCCGGAAGAGTGCGACCGTCCCTCCTATGACCCCATCGGTCAGGCCGAAGGGGGCTGGATGTATATCAACGGATTCCCCGAACCTTCACCGCCGGGATACGGGAGCTCGTTTATCAACGACTACATCAGCGCCGTATTCTGTGCCAACGGGGTGATGATGGCCTATATCAACGCCCAGAAGACGGGGAAGGGCCAAGTGGTCGATGTCGCCCAAATTGAGTGCATGAGCAAGTGCCTGAACGACACCTTCGTCAATTATTTCACCCTGGGGCGGGTGAAGGAGCGTGCCGGCAACCATGTGCCCGTTTTTCAACCCGCCAACCTGTATCGGACCAAGGACGGATACCTTTATATCGGCGCCTTCGGGCCGTTTGTGTACGAGCGGGCCCTCAAGGCGATGGATATCGATGTCGAGAAATATCCCCATGAGAAGGCCGGGGCGTCCAGGGAAGCCCTGGAATCCGAGTTGGGGAGGGAATTGGACCGTCTTATCGACAAATGGATGCGCGCACGCACGTCCGAAGAAGGCCAGGCCATTCTCAAATCCAAGAAAGTTCCCTGCGGTATCCCGAGAAACGCCAAGGACCTCGCCAATAGCGAGCACTACAAGTGCCGTGGCAACTGGATCGAATACGAGGATCAGACACTGCATAAAAAAGTGACCGCTTATGGATTCGTTCCCAAGATGAGTGGCACGCCCCCGCGTGTCTGGCGGGGATCACCCCGCCTCGGCCAGGATACGGACATAATTCTGGAGAAAATCGCCGGCTACAGCAAAGCGGAGATCGATATGCTGAAGGGCAGGGGGTTTGTCGACCCCATGCTTAACTAG
- a CDS encoding TetR/AcrR family transcriptional regulator, which produces MAKLTKRKLQAIKTKAIIYNTFLEMVQECEFEKLTVEKICKRANVSVGTFYHHYRNKYDIMEEIFHRADDFFQEKMLNNQIKGKTAIEKIIGFFDLLAQIYTRYGLGFSKALFNTRNNLFVNDKRIMVTMLRDILVQGVEDNQIVSDLTAEELKRILFTTARGIVFDWCLRDGDFSLEKAMHQYILLVVRAVAP; this is translated from the coding sequence ATGGCAAAATTGACCAAACGAAAACTTCAGGCCATCAAAACAAAGGCGATAATCTATAATACATTCCTCGAAATGGTCCAGGAATGTGAATTCGAGAAACTGACTGTCGAGAAAATCTGTAAGCGGGCGAACGTTTCTGTGGGCACCTTCTATCACCATTACAGGAACAAGTACGACATCATGGAGGAAATTTTTCATCGGGCGGATGATTTTTTTCAGGAAAAGATGTTAAACAATCAGATCAAAGGCAAGACGGCAATCGAAAAGATTATCGGCTTTTTCGATCTCCTTGCTCAGATCTATACCCGCTACGGATTAGGATTCAGCAAGGCCCTGTTCAACACCCGGAACAATCTGTTTGTTAACGACAAGCGGATCATGGTTACCATGCTGCGGGATATTCTTGTTCAGGGAGTCGAGGACAATCAAATTGTTTCGGATTTAACGGCCGAGGAATTAAAGCGCATTCTTTTTACCACGGCACGGGGGATTGTCTTTGATTGGTGTTTGCGAGACGGGGACTTTTCATTGGAAAAGGCCATGCACCAGTATATTCTGCTTGTCGTGCGTGCCGTTGCCCCTTGA
- a CDS encoding AarF/UbiB family protein, with protein sequence MPLNPFDLPDPMLRQMIRTMSPAALRRQLIQMADTLGDEAFGARMAREIVARTRPDQAIPDTYARYRSLVRDGIEFFLSQISRRRMLDLVISQLAMDADTCCQERLLALAQRFPTLHKLGQLIARHPDIDPAVRGWLINLENGLYGTNPDKLEVRIHAELGSTGKAANVHVTPTILAEASVGAVIPFHWQPSPDGSLQHGVFKVLRPGIRRHLNEELGILGKTAVFFHDHRTRYPLKDFRFLEIFEDVREMMIHEIDLAAEQRLLGEASHFYADMPDIRIPRRLPLSTSAMTAMDHLDGPKLLDADLNGPQRKRMADLLFTAVVLNPLFSKYNSSLFHGDPHAGNILAVFTDESTDPAIGLVDWSLAGHLARSDRVETVHLIQALLKNDLTGMCDAIRSLAMGGSQSTPKPRKYLRDLISGWMHEPANKRLPLVKQTFRLLESLSMEGLVFPADLMLFRKAIFTLEGVLHDLWPAFDMDAAIACHLMALVQQEFPLRLVNLLFPLADRPEKYTSLISNQDLQFLIAHQSINALFASSHRLMGPLMGWNRAIGVAWCPG encoded by the coding sequence ATGCCGTTGAACCCCTTTGATCTTCCGGACCCCATGCTTAGACAGATGATCCGCACGATGTCCCCAGCAGCGTTGCGCCGGCAACTGATCCAGATGGCCGATACCCTGGGAGACGAGGCGTTTGGCGCCCGTATGGCCAGAGAAATCGTGGCGCGCACCCGACCCGATCAGGCCATCCCCGACACTTATGCCAGGTATCGGTCCCTGGTCCGTGACGGCATCGAGTTCTTTCTCAGCCAGATCAGTCGCAGGCGGATGCTTGACCTGGTGATCAGCCAACTGGCCATGGATGCGGACACCTGCTGCCAGGAGCGACTGCTGGCCCTGGCTCAGCGTTTCCCGACACTTCACAAACTGGGTCAGCTCATTGCCCGCCACCCCGACATCGATCCGGCTGTCCGGGGGTGGCTCATCAATCTGGAAAACGGTCTTTACGGCACCAACCCCGATAAACTGGAGGTCCGGATCCATGCGGAACTAGGATCAACAGGCAAAGCGGCCAATGTTCATGTGACGCCCACCATCCTGGCCGAGGCCAGCGTGGGCGCAGTGATACCGTTCCATTGGCAACCATCGCCGGATGGCTCTTTGCAACACGGGGTGTTCAAGGTGCTACGCCCCGGAATACGGCGTCATTTGAACGAAGAGTTGGGCATCCTGGGAAAAACCGCCGTCTTTTTCCACGACCACCGGACGCGTTATCCGCTCAAGGATTTCCGTTTCCTGGAAATTTTTGAGGATGTGCGCGAGATGATGATCCACGAGATCGATCTGGCGGCCGAACAGCGTCTTCTGGGTGAGGCCAGCCATTTTTACGCGGACATGCCGGATATCCGTATTCCGCGGCGTCTGCCCCTGTCCACCAGCGCCATGACTGCCATGGACCATTTGGACGGACCCAAACTCCTGGATGCTGACCTGAACGGACCGCAGCGAAAACGGATGGCCGACCTCCTTTTTACGGCAGTCGTTCTGAACCCGCTGTTTTCAAAGTACAATTCGTCCCTTTTTCACGGTGATCCCCATGCCGGTAACATCCTGGCCGTTTTTACCGATGAATCGACGGATCCGGCCATCGGCCTGGTGGACTGGAGCCTGGCCGGTCATCTGGCCCGCAGTGACCGTGTTGAAACCGTACACCTGATTCAGGCACTCCTGAAAAACGATTTGACCGGGATGTGCGATGCTATCCGATCCCTTGCCATGGGAGGCAGCCAATCGACGCCCAAGCCGCGTAAATACTTACGCGACCTGATTTCTGGATGGATGCACGAACCGGCAAACAAGCGGTTGCCGCTGGTCAAGCAGACCTTCCGGCTCCTGGAATCCCTCTCCATGGAAGGGCTTGTTTTCCCCGCCGACCTGATGCTTTTTAGAAAGGCGATTTTTACCCTTGAAGGGGTCTTGCACGACCTCTGGCCGGCGTTCGACATGGACGCTGCCATTGCCTGCCACCTGATGGCCCTCGTCCAACAGGAGTTTCCCCTCCGACTGGTCAACCTGCTTTTTCCCCTGGCCGACCGGCCCGAAAAGTACACCAGCCTGATCTCCAACCAGGACCTGCAATTTCTCATCGCCCACCAGTCTATCAATGCTCTGTTCGCCTCCAGTCATCGGCTTATGGGACCGCTAATGGGATGGAACCGGGCGATCGGTGTTGCCTGGTGTCCGGGGTAG